Proteins from one Bacteroides mediterraneensis genomic window:
- the yfcE gene encoding phosphodiesterase produces the protein MKYLIVSDIHGCLPALEQVLQFYRVHHYDMLLILGDILNYGPRNGLPEGLDPKGIAEKLNEMSSDIVAIRGNCDSEVDQMLLNFPILSDYTLVADEGKKLFLTHGHIYNEEKLPCNGYDAFFYGHTHLWKLEKTEHGIICNTGSITFPKGGNPPTFASYEHGIITIYQLNGDALKELSL, from the coding sequence TAATCGTATCAGACATACATGGATGTCTGCCCGCCCTGGAACAGGTGCTGCAATTCTACCGAGTCCATCATTATGACATGCTGCTCATCTTAGGAGATATTCTGAATTATGGCCCCCGAAACGGACTGCCAGAAGGACTCGATCCTAAAGGTATTGCCGAGAAACTAAACGAAATGTCCTCAGACATCGTGGCCATCCGTGGAAATTGCGATTCTGAAGTAGACCAAATGCTGCTGAACTTTCCCATCTTATCGGACTACACCTTAGTGGCAGATGAAGGGAAAAAACTATTCCTCACACACGGTCACATCTACAATGAAGAAAAGCTTCCCTGCAACGGATATGACGCCTTCTTCTACGGACATACCCATCTGTGGAAACTGGAGAAAACAGAACATGGAATAATCTGCAATACCGGCTCCATCACTTTCCCTAAAGGAGGAAATCCTCCGACTTTCGCAAGTTACGAACACGGAATAATCACTATCTACCAACTAAATGGAGATGCGTTAAAAGAACTATCCCTCTAA